The Arthrobacter zhaoxinii sequence CCAGTTCTAAGGGTTCCTTCCATGACATCTGAGTCTTCCAGCCGCCGGCGCATCCTCTCGGGGATGCAGCCCTCCGCTGATTCCCTGCACCTGGGCAACTACCTCGGAGCGCTCGTGAACTGGGTGCGGCTCCAGAACGAGTACGACGCCTACTTCTTCATCCCGGACCTGCACGCCATCACCGTGCCGCAGGATCCCGAGGACCTGCGCAAGCGCACCCGCGTCACCGCAGCCCAGTACATCGCGGGCGGTGTCGACGTGGACAAGGCCACCCTGTTCGTGCAGTCCCAGGTGCCGGAGCACGCCCAGCTGGCCTGGGTGCTGAACTGCCTCACCGGTTTCGGTGAAGCCTCCCGCATGACGCAGTTCAAGGACAAGCAGCAGCGCTTCGGTGCCGACTCGGCCAGCGTGGGTCTGTTCACGTACCCGATCCTGCAGGTGGCCGACATCCTGCTCTACCAGCCGCACGGTGTACCCGTCGGCGAGGACCAGCGCCAGCATGTAGAGCTCAGCCGGGACCTGGCGAAGCGCTTTAACACGCGCTTCGGTGACACCTTCGTGGTGCCGGAGGTCTTCATCCAGAAGGAAGCGGCGAAGATCTACGACCTGCAGAACCCGACGGCGAAGATGTCCAAGTCGGCTGCCTCGCCGGCCGGGCTGATCAACCTCCTCGACGAGGATAAGGTGATTGCCAAGCGGATCAAGTCGGCAGTGACCGATGACGGCAGCGAAGTCCGGTTTGACCGGGACACCAAGCCGGGAATCACCAACCTGCTGTCCATCTACTCTCTGATTACCGGGCGCAGCGTGGAAACCCTGGAGAAGGAGTACGAGGGGAAGATGTACGGACACCTGAAGGTGGACCTGGCCGACGCGGTCACCGAACACATCCGGC is a genomic window containing:
- the trpS gene encoding tryptophan--tRNA ligase, with product MTSESSSRRRILSGMQPSADSLHLGNYLGALVNWVRLQNEYDAYFFIPDLHAITVPQDPEDLRKRTRVTAAQYIAGGVDVDKATLFVQSQVPEHAQLAWVLNCLTGFGEASRMTQFKDKQQRFGADSASVGLFTYPILQVADILLYQPHGVPVGEDQRQHVELSRDLAKRFNTRFGDTFVVPEVFIQKEAAKIYDLQNPTAKMSKSAASPAGLINLLDEDKVIAKRIKSAVTDDGSEVRFDRDTKPGITNLLSIYSLITGRSVETLEKEYEGKMYGHLKVDLADAVTEHIRPIRERALHLLDDPAELDRLLAVGAAKARESASATLADVYNKVGFLPLGSVTA